CATCAACTAACAGAAGAAGGAATACACATCAGTTTGAAACGTGTCCAACGTTAAATAAAAAAAGCTAATATCCACTCTATTGTTAAAAAGAAATTCCGTCCATATAGTTCAAATGAGAAAGTTGTAAATCGAGAAAACATCTTGAAAAGAGATTTTTCAACTTCATCAATTAATGAAAAGTGGGTTGCAGATATAACTTATGTGCATACGGTGAAAGACGGATGGTGCTATTTAGCATCGGTTATGGATTTACATTCGCGAAAAATTGTCGGCTATTCCTTTTGATCGGAAATGACAACAGAAGTCGTAATAAAAGCTCTAGAAAACGCTTATGTAACTCAATTACCACCCGAAGGGTTAATTCTACATACTGACCTAGGTTCACAATATATAAGCCAAGCATTTACTGATCGTATTAAATCTTATGGTATAACACACTCCTTTAGTCAAAAAGGATGCCCTTATGATAACGCCTGTATTGAATCATTCCATGCTATATTGAAGAAAGAAGAAGTAAATCATGTTCAATATCTAGACTATTATACTGCCAATATCGCCATCTTTGAATTTATCGAAGCTTGGTATAACAGAAAAAGAAAGCATAGTAGCATTGCTTATAAAACACCTCAAGCAATAGAAGAACTATTCAAAGACTCTGCATAGAACTTAATCTTTTTGTGTCCAAGATATTGACTCAAGTCCAGTGTATTTAAGATCTGCAGAGATTCATGAGTATAGTTTAAAATTACAATGCTGATACGTTTGAAAAACGAGGTATTAAAGAATAAGCAATATTAGGTAGTACAACTAAAGTTGCCTCAAAGGTGAACGATGAAGGTTATAGATATAAAACTGGAAGGAAATATAAACCAGCAGATTTCACTGATATTATTACTTTTTTGGATAATATTAGTACCATGTCTTAAAATTTGTATAAATCGGTAATTTAAACTACTGGTGATTATTATTGTAAAATAAATATAAAAATTTGCAAGAAAGATGATGATGTAGATAATCTATTTTGGGTCATTATTTGACTCTTTATATACAACAAGCACTCCAAATAAAAGTGCTTGTCATTTTTACAAAAAATTATCTTAAATAAAATAACTACTGATTTACTCAAGCTAAAATCTTATAAGCTATTAATCAACTATTAATGAGTCATTAAGATATTTAACTTGATCTACGATAAACCCATATGCTGTAACACTTTCATCAGACACTAACACCACACTAATCTCATCGCCGTCTGTCTCCACCCAAAAATCTTCATGAGTACCGTCATAACTAGCAATAATATTTCCATCCTTATCTTTTACATGAACAAAATCATAATCTTTTTCAGTTTCAATATAAGCAAAATGCACAGCTACTTTTTTGACTCCAGATTTTTTAAAGGTAAACCCGTCATTATACAAGTTAGTGTATGGATGAGGAGTTTGATAATCTACCATTTCATAGAACCACTTACTGCCTTCTGGTACCTGTTCTTCTGCAATCACAGGGTAAGTTGCAGTAATTGAGTACGGATTAATACTGTTTGCACCATTCCACCCTACAACTTCAACATAAAATGTTCCTGGTGATGAAGTAGAATAAACGACTGACTCATCAGAAGTCTCAGCTTCCACAGATTTTCTGAGAATTTGTCCATTACTATCATATAGATAAAGATCATAATCAAGTGGGACATTTGTCAGATTAACAGTAATTTGACCAGCTTTTTCTACATTTAAACGATAATAATCTATATCTGTACCAGAAGAAATTGTGAAAGAATAAGTTTCACCTGGATCTAATTGATATGATGCCTCCAAGGTATCGTTCGTATCAGCAACACTACCAATACCTACAGATGCATAACCTTTTGCAACCTCATTATATTCCAAGCTACCATCACCATATAAGTCTTCAGAAGCTTGTAATAGTGCATTTCGCGCATCAATGAACTGTGATTGAGAAGTTAAATATTTTGTTAGAGCACGGTAATATATCTTTCCAGACTTATCTAGTCCAATCTTTGTTGCAATGTTATAAAAGGCTTTATTTGGAATTCCACTGTTGATGTGTACTCCTCCCCAATCACCTTCTCTAGTAACAGGTAAATTCTGATAGTTATTCATGTGAGCAGGTTGATTATATAATGTTGGATTAGACATACTTCTCAATGCATCGCCATCTACACCTGGAGTATAGACATCCTCTCCTAATAACCAATCAGGTGACCCTTCATAATCTGCCTCTACTAAAATTCCAAACACATCAGAGAATGATTCATTTAATGCTCCTGATTGTGATTGATACTCTAAATCGGCAGAAAAGTCAGTAACTGCATGTGCTAATTCATGTGCCACTACATCTAATGAGCCTGATAATGGATCAAACGTTGTGCCATCCCCATCACCATAAACCATTTGTGTACCAACCCAAGCTGCATTGTTCCACCCAGCATTTAAGTTGTCAGGGTCTCTAACATGAACGCTTGAGACGATATCACTTCCTTTATCGTCATAACTATTTCGATTATGTTTATCTAAATAATAATCATAAACTACTCCTGCATAATAATGTGCATCAACAGCTGCATTTTGGTTAGAAGAATCAAAGTTATTATCTAAATCTGAAACAATTGAACCAGTCTTCCATCCATCACTTGCATCATGTGTTCTAATAACACCATCTAATAGAATTGGTTCAGTTGTATCATTTGTTAACATGGGTTTTGTAGCATCGATCAAATAGAAAGATCCATTCTCAGAATAGGTATTAATAGTTTTTACATCACCAAAAACTCCTGTACCGCTTCCTGTTTCTGCCGCATGTTTAATAAGATTATAAGATTTTAGTACATCGCCGTTTTTTGCATCAATGTAAAAAAATTCTCTTCCAATATACGGTTCCAAAAATTGAAGCTCAACTATATAGACTGGTGTCCATTTATTTTCGTGGTTATAAAGATAAAGGTCACTTTTTGGTTCAGCCGTATAGGTATTACTTTCTGGTAAGAAAGTAAGTTGTTGTTCAGCAACTTCTATTGCACTTTTAGGTGATAGTTTGATAGACTTACTCCATTTTTTGTTCAATAATTTAGGTTCTACTTGTCCGTTTAAAGAAGTTACAATACCACTTTTATCGGTATGTACTATTAATTCAGCACCATAAACGGGTATCCCATCAATTTTAAACTGAGTGCGATAGTGTGTCATGCCAAGGTCATCTGTGTCGGTATTAATAATTTCAAAATTTCCATCTTCAATATTAAATATATCTTTACTTTCTTCGAGAAAAGCGGAAATATCCATATTTCTATCCGATAGTTTACCAGAAATGTAACGAGGAACACCTTTCTGTTCATCCCACGAAATTTTAAATTTACCATTTGCTTTTAGTGTTTTCTCTTTCA
This genomic window from Bacillus sp. SM2101 contains:
- a CDS encoding M4 family metallopeptidase, with protein sequence MKKRKIASALLATSLAFGTLFTPTIGVVSAKSLTEKASNEVKDKLKQQEKINKMKEKTLKANGKFKISWDEQKGVPRYISGKLSDRNMDISAFLEESKDIFNIEDGNFEIINTDTDDLGMTHYRTQFKIDGIPVYGAELIVHTDKSGIVTSLNGQVEPKLLNKKWSKSIKLSPKSAIEVAEQQLTFLPESNTYTAEPKSDLYLYNHENKWTPVYIVELQFLEPYIGREFFYIDAKNGDVLKSYNLIKHAAETGSGTGVFGDVKTINTYSENGSFYLIDATKPMLTNDTTEPILLDGVIRTHDASDGWKTGSIVSDLDNNFDSSNQNAAVDAHYYAGVVYDYYLDKHNRNSYDDKGSDIVSSVHVRDPDNLNAGWNNAAWVGTQMVYGDGDGTTFDPLSGSLDVVAHELAHAVTDFSADLEYQSQSGALNESFSDVFGILVEADYEGSPDWLLGEDVYTPGVDGDALRSMSNPTLYNQPAHMNNYQNLPVTREGDWGGVHINSGIPNKAFYNIATKIGLDKSGKIYYRALTKYLTSQSQFIDARNALLQASEDLYGDGSLEYNEVAKGYASVGIGSVADTNDTLEASYQLDPGETYSFTISSGTDIDYYRLNVEKAGQITVNLTNVPLDYDLYLYDSNGQILRKSVEAETSDESVVYSTSSPGTFYVEVVGWNGANSINPYSITATYPVIAEEQVPEGSKWFYEMVDYQTPHPYTNLYNDGFTFKKSGVKKVAVHFAYIETEKDYDFVHVKDKDGNIIASYDGTHEDFWVETDGDEISVVLVSDESVTAYGFIVDQVKYLNDSLIVD